The Prinia subflava isolate CZ2003 ecotype Zambia chromosome 5, Cam_Psub_1.2, whole genome shotgun sequence genome window below encodes:
- the TMED10 gene encoding transmembrane emp24 domain-containing protein 10 — protein sequence MPLPPLPPLPGRPRLGRAALPPLLLLLLLVGPARPISFQLPGKARKCLREEIHRDTLVTGEYEISPPPGSSTGPSANLKITDSAGHILYAKEDATKGKFAFTTEDYDMFEACFESKLPVGTGRMPDQLVTLDMKHGVEAKNYEEIAKVEKLKPLEVELRRLEDLSESIVNDFAYMKKREEEMRDTNESTNTRVLYFSIFSMCCLIGLATWQVFYLRRFFKAKKLIE from the exons atgccgctgccgccgctgccgccgctgcccggccgcccccgcctcgggcgggccgcgctcccgccgctgctcctgctgctgctgctggtgggcccggcgcggcccaTCTCCTTCCAGCTGCCGGGCAAGGCGCGGAAGTGCCTGCGGGAGGAGATCCACCGCGACACGCTGGTCACGGGCGAGTACGAGATCAGCCCCCCGCCGGGCTCCTCCACCGGACCCTCCGCCAACCTCAAG ATAACTGACTCCGCTGGGCACATCCTCTATGCCAAGGAGGATGCCACCAAGGGCAAGTTTGCCTTCACCACTGAAGACTACGATATGTTTGAGGCCTGCTTTGAGAGCAAGCTTCCTGTGG GAACAGGGAGGATGCCGGACCAGCTCGTGACTCTGGATATGAAGCATGGCGTTGAAGCAAAGAACTACGAGGAG ATTGCTAAAGTGGAGAAGTTGAAACCCCTGGAAGTAGAATTGAGGCGCTTGGAAGATCTTTCAGAGTCCATCGTTAATGACTTTGCCTATATGAAGAAACGAGAAGAGGAGATGAGGGACACAAATG AGTCAACAAACACCCGGGTTCTGTACTTCAGCATTTTCTCCATGTGCTGTCTCATCGGACTGGCCACCTGGCAGGTTTTCTACCTGCGTCGCTTCTTCAAGGCCAAGAAACTGATTGAGTAA